The Microbacterium natoriense genomic interval ACATCTCCAGACTCGACCCGCGCGGCGACGTCTCGCAGTGAGTGCAGGTACGCCGGCGACAGCTCGGAGTAACTCGAGCTGTACGCCTCTTCGGTGACCTGTCCGGCGACGTCGTAGTCGTCGGCCGTCGCGATCCTGATGACGAGGGTCTGCGGTGCAGCGGATGCCGTCATGAACGGGCCGCCTCGAGCGGCCGTTCGGCTGCGGCGTCGAGCCCCCACACCTCGGCGAGCAGCTCGAAGGAGCGCACACGGTCGCGGGGATCGTGCGTGATCGTGGTGACCAGCAGCTCGTCGGCCGCAGTCACGCGCTGCAGCGTCGCAAGCCGTTCTGCGACAGCATCCGGATCCCCGACGAAACGGGTATCGAGGCGATCGGCGACGACGTCGAGCAGGTCGGGCTCGAACGGTTCGACGAGCGCATCTTCGGGGCGGGGATAGGCGATGGCGCCCTGGCCGGCGCGGATGCTGTGCACCCATTCAGCGTAACCGCGCCCGATGCGTTCGGCGTCGGACGCGGTGTCGGCGACCAGCACATCAGCCGAGACGATCACGCGCGGCTCTGCGAGCGCACCGGGACGGAACGCACGACGGTACGCGTCGACGGCGTCGAGCACGAAGCTGCCCGCGACATGGTAATTGGCGCCGAAGGGCAGCCCGAGGCGTCCGGCGAGCTCAGCGCTGATGCCGGCGGTGCTGCCGTGCAGCCACACCTGGATGTCCTGTCCCTCGGCCGGGGTCGCGTGAATCGGAACACCCTCGGGTGCGGCATAGTTGCCGTCGATCAGGGCGAGGATGTCGAGGACGTCCTGCTCGAAGCGGTCGGCGTCGCCCGCCGTGCGGCGCAGCAGACGCGCCTGAGCGGTGAAGCGTGCGGCGTCGAACGCGAAGGGCTTCGCCGCAGGCAGCAGCAGCCCGTCGACCACGCGAGCTGCGCCCGCGGCGGGAGGTGGCGTCGCGGCGGCACCGCTGGAACCGGAGCGTCCGATGCCGAGATCGAAGCGCCCCGGATGAAGAGCGGCGACGACTCCCGCAGCCTCGACGACCTGGAGGGCCGCGTAGTTGCCGAT includes:
- a CDS encoding LLM class flavin-dependent oxidoreductase, producing MTDRTPLSILDLSPFGEGSTPGQGLRDTIELARAAEHLGYHRFWLAEHHLNPGVAGSAPHVLLAAIAAATERIRIGTAATIIGNYAALQVVEAAGVVAALHPGRFDLGIGRSGSSGAAATPPPAAGAARVVDGLLLPAAKPFAFDAARFTAQARLLRRTAGDADRFEQDVLDILALIDGNYAAPEGVPIHATPAEGQDIQVWLHGSTAGISAELAGRLGLPFGANYHVAGSFVLDAVDAYRRAFRPGALAEPRVIVSADVLVADTASDAERIGRGYAEWVHSIRAGQGAIAYPRPEDALVEPFEPDLLDVVADRLDTRFVGDPDAVAERLATLQRVTAADELLVTTITHDPRDRVRSFELLAEVWGLDAAAERPLEAARS